One part of the Leucobacter triazinivorans genome encodes these proteins:
- a CDS encoding NAD(P)-dependent alcohol dehydrogenase: MRAAVARRYGGPDVVVPQELDAPEPTGDQVLVRVRAATVSTADAAARSGSPWFTRLAFGLFRPRLPVLGSDFAGRVVALGPDARRFDIGDPVFGATNAAMGAHAEYLAVSEGSPIERVPDGIDPVRAAALVDATAMSFLRDSAALRLGQRLLVNGASGAVGSAAVQIAKHVGANVTGTSSARNLDVVRALGADAALDYTELHGHTASYDVVFDAWGRMGYRRARRLLAPDGLYMTTVPSFAILAQMLWTRWFGRRRALVAFTGLRSAERVAADLRETAALAANGALDAPVAASYPLDRVADAHRHVARGKRGHVVLTLG; the protein is encoded by the coding sequence ATGAGAGCCGCAGTCGCCCGCCGCTACGGCGGGCCGGACGTCGTCGTTCCGCAGGAGCTCGACGCACCCGAGCCGACCGGAGACCAGGTGCTCGTGCGCGTCCGCGCCGCAACCGTCAGCACGGCGGACGCCGCGGCCCGATCCGGATCGCCCTGGTTCACCCGGCTCGCCTTCGGCCTGTTCCGTCCGCGGCTGCCGGTACTCGGCAGCGACTTCGCCGGGCGGGTCGTCGCACTCGGCCCGGATGCGCGCCGGTTCGACATCGGCGATCCCGTCTTCGGGGCGACCAACGCCGCGATGGGCGCTCACGCCGAGTATCTCGCCGTGAGCGAGGGATCGCCGATCGAGCGGGTGCCCGACGGCATCGATCCCGTGCGCGCCGCGGCCCTGGTCGACGCGACAGCGATGTCGTTCCTGCGGGACTCGGCTGCGCTGCGGCTTGGACAGCGGCTGCTCGTCAACGGCGCCTCGGGCGCCGTCGGCAGCGCGGCCGTGCAGATCGCGAAGCACGTGGGCGCGAACGTCACGGGAACGAGCAGTGCGCGCAACCTCGACGTCGTGCGCGCGCTCGGGGCCGACGCCGCACTGGACTACACCGAGCTGCACGGGCACACGGCTTCGTACGACGTGGTGTTCGACGCCTGGGGCCGGATGGGGTATCGACGGGCGCGGCGCCTGCTCGCCCCAGACGGCCTCTACATGACGACCGTGCCGTCGTTCGCGATTCTCGCGCAGATGCTGTGGACGCGGTGGTTCGGCCGGCGACGGGCACTGGTCGCGTTCACGGGCCTCCGCTCGGCCGAGCGGGTCGCGGCAGATCTGCGGGAGACTGCGGCGCTCGCGGCGAACGGTGCGCTCGACGCCCCGGTGGCGGCGAGCTATCCGCTCGACCGGGTGGCCGACGCCCATCGCCACGTGGCACGGGGCAAGCGCGGGCACGTCGTGCTCACGCTGGGCTGA
- a CDS encoding helix-turn-helix transcriptional regulator: MGKPTRVTNRIRALRFAHGELTQAQLADALGVTRQTVIAIEQGRYSPSLEVAFQIARVFGTGIEEVFQYPEEVS, translated from the coding sequence ATGGGCAAGCCGACGCGCGTCACGAATCGCATCCGCGCCCTGCGCTTCGCGCACGGGGAGCTCACCCAGGCGCAGCTCGCCGACGCGCTCGGGGTTACCCGCCAGACGGTGATCGCGATCGAACAGGGCCGCTACTCCCCGTCGCTCGAGGTCGCATTCCAGATCGCCCGCGTCTTCGGCACGGGGATCGAAGAGGTGTTCCAGTACCCGGAGGAGGTCTCATGA
- a CDS encoding NAD-dependent succinate-semialdehyde dehydrogenase, translating into MGTFAVINPATGETVAEYPDATAEEIEASLASAQKAYKEWARTTTVAERAALAQRAAELFEERKDELGAIINREMGKPLDQSIGEAEFSGAITAAFAANAEKWLADEELEVEDGLRSFFRFQGTGVILGIMPWNYPYYQVARFAVPNLILGNTIVLKHAAQCPESALALEKIFRDAGFPEGAYVNVFATHEQVADIIADDRVQGVSLTGSERAGAIVAEQAGRALKKCVLELGGSDVFLVLDTDDLDHAVEHAVGGRMENTGQACNGSKRIVVLDKYFDEFREKFVAAIGGQSYGDDFGPLSSAQATKTLASQVQGALDQGAEVLVGNNEPEGNVFTPTVISNITPAMDVYSQELFGPVAQLYKVPSDEEAIELANSSPYGLGSVVICDDLERAEQVGNQLDVGMVFIGGAGLEGADVPFGGVKKSGYGRELGKVGMLEFANKKLFRFAAK; encoded by the coding sequence ATGGGCACCTTCGCCGTCATCAATCCGGCTACGGGCGAGACCGTCGCCGAGTACCCCGACGCGACCGCCGAGGAGATCGAGGCCAGCCTGGCTTCGGCGCAGAAGGCCTACAAGGAGTGGGCCCGTACGACGACCGTCGCCGAGCGCGCGGCCCTCGCGCAGCGCGCCGCAGAGCTCTTCGAGGAGCGCAAGGACGAGCTGGGCGCCATCATCAACCGCGAGATGGGCAAGCCGCTCGACCAGTCGATCGGGGAGGCGGAGTTCTCCGGCGCCATCACCGCGGCGTTCGCCGCGAACGCCGAGAAGTGGCTCGCCGATGAGGAGCTCGAGGTGGAGGACGGCCTGCGCTCGTTCTTCCGCTTCCAGGGGACCGGCGTGATCCTCGGCATCATGCCCTGGAACTACCCCTACTACCAGGTCGCCCGCTTCGCGGTGCCGAACCTCATCCTCGGCAACACGATCGTGCTCAAGCACGCGGCCCAGTGCCCCGAGTCGGCGCTGGCGCTCGAGAAGATCTTCCGTGACGCCGGCTTCCCCGAGGGCGCCTACGTCAACGTGTTCGCGACCCACGAGCAGGTCGCCGACATCATCGCAGACGATCGCGTCCAGGGCGTCTCGCTGACCGGCTCGGAGCGCGCGGGCGCGATCGTGGCCGAGCAGGCAGGCCGCGCGCTCAAGAAGTGCGTGCTCGAGCTCGGTGGATCCGACGTCTTCCTGGTGCTCGACACCGATGATCTCGACCACGCGGTCGAGCACGCCGTGGGCGGACGCATGGAGAACACCGGCCAGGCCTGCAACGGCTCCAAGCGCATCGTGGTGCTCGACAAGTACTTCGACGAGTTCCGGGAGAAGTTCGTGGCCGCGATCGGCGGGCAGAGCTACGGCGACGACTTCGGTCCGCTCTCGTCGGCGCAGGCCACCAAGACGCTGGCCTCCCAGGTGCAGGGTGCGCTGGATCAGGGCGCTGAGGTGCTCGTCGGCAACAACGAGCCCGAGGGCAACGTCTTCACCCCGACCGTGATCTCGAACATCACGCCGGCGATGGACGTCTACAGCCAGGAGCTCTTCGGCCCCGTCGCGCAGCTCTACAAGGTGCCGAGCGACGAGGAGGCCATCGAGCTGGCCAACTCCTCCCCCTACGGCCTCGGCTCGGTCGTGATCTGCGACGATCTCGAGCGCGCCGAGCAGGTCGGCAATCAGCTCGACGTGGGCATGGTGTTCATCGGCGGCGCCGGCCTCGAGGGCGCCGACGTGCCCTTCGGCGGCGTGAAGAAGTCGGGCTACGGCCGCGAGCTCGGCAAGGTGGGCATGCTCGAGTTCGCCAACAAGAAGCTCTTCCGCTTCGCGGCGAAGTAG
- a CDS encoding DUF4395 domain-containing protein, with protein MSDPESQADARPAADARPAGAIDPRGPRVSAAITALLLCIGIALALVGTSTSGALRELPVAARAADPGFIALAVVAALFAWSLVSAGTQPLSALFRTAIQPRLSPPTEWEDPRPPRFAQAVGLVVVGAGLVLHLLGVPWALPVAGAAAFVAAALNAAIGFCLGCEVYLLLARAGRLGHRDRGAAGHIRQGY; from the coding sequence ATGAGTGACCCCGAGTCCCAGGCCGACGCGCGACCCGCGGCCGACGCGCGACCCGCGGGGGCGATCGATCCGCGCGGCCCCCGCGTGAGCGCCGCGATCACAGCGCTGCTCCTCTGCATCGGGATCGCGCTCGCGCTCGTGGGGACCTCGACGAGCGGCGCGCTCCGGGAGCTCCCCGTCGCGGCCCGCGCGGCCGACCCCGGATTCATCGCGCTCGCCGTCGTGGCCGCGCTCTTCGCGTGGTCGCTCGTGTCCGCGGGCACCCAGCCGCTCTCCGCGCTCTTCCGCACTGCGATCCAGCCCCGCCTGTCCCCTCCGACGGAGTGGGAGGATCCGCGCCCGCCGCGCTTCGCACAGGCGGTCGGCCTCGTCGTGGTCGGAGCCGGGCTCGTGCTGCACCTGCTCGGCGTGCCGTGGGCGCTTCCCGTCGCGGGCGCTGCAGCCTTCGTCGCGGCGGCGCTCAACGCGGCGATCGGCTTCTGCCTGGGGTGTGAGGTGTACCTGCTGCTCGCCCGCGCGGGCCGCCTCGGCCACCGAGACCGCGGCGCGGCCGGACACATCCGCCAAGGGTACTGA
- a CDS encoding thioredoxin family protein translates to MTPLAALITLLGLLVLTALLGLVAHRRSARTQRFDQTDRLTAHDVGAPRLGPGGTVVQFSTAYCSRCPGTRRLISELVTRYAGVDFVHVDVTDQPQLAARHRLLQTPTVLILDGGGAPRSRLAGTIGRESIATELNRIAGGSAHE, encoded by the coding sequence ATGACTCCGCTCGCCGCACTGATCACCCTGCTCGGACTGCTGGTGCTCACCGCACTCCTGGGCCTCGTGGCGCATCGGCGATCCGCCCGCACGCAGCGCTTCGACCAGACGGACCGCCTGACCGCGCACGACGTGGGCGCCCCCCGGCTCGGCCCCGGCGGCACGGTGGTGCAGTTCAGCACCGCGTACTGCTCGCGCTGCCCGGGCACCCGCCGCCTGATCTCCGAACTCGTGACCCGGTACGCGGGCGTCGACTTCGTGCACGTCGACGTGACCGATCAGCCGCAGCTCGCGGCGCGGCACCGCCTGCTGCAGACCCCCACCGTGCTGATCCTGGACGGCGGAGGCGCGCCGCGCTCGCGACTCGCCGGCACGATCGGGCGCGAGTCCATCGCCACCGAACTGAACCGCATCGCAGGAGGATCCGCCCATGAGTGA
- a CDS encoding APC family permease encodes MTKHTLGNATETGHIHVGKGLNAGALGVVGSTVIGLASTAPLYSLAATLGYVILAVGAQAPLVFVVACVPMIFAALAYQELNREMPDCGTTFVWGTKAFGPVTGWIGGWAVAVSAIMVLANVGEITGKYFWLLLGNQEFADNRVIVVATSVVFMALMTFISTIGVQMGERLQMVLMTVQIVAMVLFGALALWHALDGSNPGSIAFDWQWFNPAQLTSWSGFIEAVLLALFIYWGWDTCLALNEETKNPRKTPGRAALSSIAILIVLYVGISVVVMMFAGFGDTGFGLTNPESIDDVFSVLGGALFGPWGWFLILGVMLSAASSTQTTILPTARGTLSMAVYRALPAKFAELHPRFKTPWFSTTLMGVTAIVYYVVMSIISEDVLADSLTSMGLAVALYYAITSFACVWYFRGTLRDSARNLWMRGILPALGGLMLGYAFVQSAIDMWSVDYSYTVLLGIGGAFVIGVGAILLGFVLMGIWWLRPNSRVFFRGDSLNRDTPVLVPDE; translated from the coding sequence ATGACCAAACACACGCTGGGCAACGCCACAGAGACCGGGCACATCCACGTCGGCAAGGGGCTGAACGCCGGGGCGCTCGGCGTGGTCGGCTCCACCGTCATCGGCCTGGCGTCGACGGCCCCGCTCTACTCGCTCGCGGCGACGCTCGGCTACGTCATCCTCGCGGTCGGTGCGCAGGCGCCCCTGGTCTTCGTCGTCGCCTGCGTGCCGATGATCTTCGCCGCGCTCGCCTACCAGGAGCTCAACCGCGAGATGCCGGACTGCGGTACCACCTTCGTCTGGGGGACGAAAGCGTTCGGGCCGGTCACGGGGTGGATCGGGGGCTGGGCGGTGGCCGTCTCCGCGATCATGGTGCTCGCCAACGTCGGCGAGATCACGGGCAAGTACTTCTGGCTGCTGCTCGGCAATCAGGAGTTCGCCGACAATCGGGTGATCGTCGTCGCCACGTCCGTGGTGTTCATGGCGCTCATGACCTTCATCAGCACCATCGGGGTGCAGATGGGCGAGCGCCTGCAGATGGTGCTCATGACCGTCCAGATCGTCGCCATGGTGCTCTTCGGCGCACTCGCGCTCTGGCACGCCCTCGACGGCAGCAACCCGGGCTCGATCGCATTCGACTGGCAGTGGTTCAACCCCGCCCAGCTCACCTCGTGGTCGGGGTTCATCGAGGCCGTGCTGCTCGCGCTCTTCATCTACTGGGGCTGGGACACCTGCCTCGCACTCAACGAGGAGACGAAGAACCCGAGGAAGACCCCGGGGCGCGCGGCCCTGTCGAGCATCGCGATCCTCATCGTGCTGTACGTCGGCATCTCGGTCGTCGTCATGATGTTCGCCGGCTTCGGTGACACCGGGTTCGGGCTGACGAATCCGGAGAGCATCGACGACGTGTTCTCGGTGCTCGGGGGCGCGCTGTTCGGCCCCTGGGGGTGGTTCCTGATCCTCGGCGTGATGCTGTCGGCGGCGTCGTCGACGCAGACGACGATTCTGCCCACCGCCCGAGGCACCCTCTCCATGGCGGTCTACCGCGCGCTTCCGGCGAAGTTCGCCGAGCTGCACCCGAGGTTCAAGACCCCCTGGTTCTCGACGACGCTCATGGGCGTCACCGCGATCGTCTACTACGTCGTCATGTCGATCATCTCCGAGGACGTGCTCGCCGACTCGCTCACATCGATGGGCCTGGCGGTGGCGCTCTACTACGCCATCACCTCGTTCGCCTGCGTCTGGTACTTCCGCGGCACGCTCCGCGACAGCGCGCGCAACCTGTGGATGCGCGGCATCCTGCCCGCACTCGGCGGGCTCATGCTGGGCTACGCCTTCGTGCAGTCTGCGATCGACATGTGGAGCGTCGACTACAGCTACACCGTGCTGCTCGGCATCGGAGGCGCGTTCGTGATCGGCGTCGGCGCGATCCTGCTCGGCTTCGTGCTCATGGGCATCTGGTGGCTGCGGCCGAACTCGCGCGTCTTCTTCCGGGGGGACAGCCTCAACCGCGACACCCCGGTGCTCGTCCCCGACGAGTGA
- a CDS encoding antibiotic biosynthesis monooxygenase, whose product MSTPVTVEIRRQTHPTRTGDAVAWVEEGLRLAREFEGCLGGGVIRDSSDRSVLHAIYRFSDERSLIGWEQSEQRRRWLDAGSALVLDARVQRRTGIEGWFDGPQLRRSVDARTGDTRTVVVRAAPLRWKQALAIWIGMYPVNVLSSWAISLLPWWGDVALPLRSAMVVTVLAPLMTFVMMPAVTRILRRWLRRNPGAIEKERSLLEALDLRAAGRR is encoded by the coding sequence ATGAGCACCCCGGTGACCGTCGAGATCAGGCGGCAGACGCATCCCACCCGAACGGGCGACGCGGTCGCCTGGGTCGAGGAGGGGCTGCGCCTCGCCCGCGAGTTCGAGGGGTGCCTCGGGGGCGGCGTGATCCGCGACAGCAGCGACCGGAGCGTGCTGCACGCGATCTACCGCTTCTCCGATGAGCGCTCGCTCATCGGCTGGGAGCAGTCGGAACAGCGACGGCGCTGGCTCGACGCGGGCTCCGCACTCGTCCTCGATGCGCGCGTGCAGCGCCGCACCGGCATCGAGGGCTGGTTCGACGGGCCTCAGCTGCGTCGCAGCGTCGACGCGCGCACGGGCGATACCCGCACGGTCGTCGTGCGCGCGGCTCCGCTGCGGTGGAAGCAAGCGCTGGCGATCTGGATCGGCATGTACCCCGTGAACGTGCTGTCGTCCTGGGCGATCTCGCTGCTGCCCTGGTGGGGCGACGTCGCCCTCCCGCTGCGCTCGGCGATGGTGGTCACCGTGCTCGCCCCGCTGATGACCTTCGTCATGATGCCCGCGGTGACGAGGATCCTGAGACGGTGGTTGCGTCGCAACCCCGGTGCGATCGAGAAGGAGCGCTCGCTGCTGGAGGCGCTCGATCTGCGGGCGGCCGGACGCCGCTGA
- a CDS encoding flavin monoamine oxidase family protein gives MTERCDTIVVGAGIAGLVAARLLTGAGRRVVVLEARDRVGGRVHTERESGRITDLGASWIHGISNSPLHEVTTGFGMPEVEFTVGSYQAGGRPITYFGPDGARLSESEADRFIADVAEVDARLARVIAAAARGSSYADAADSAVRAVVAERGWSRPRGERVLEYLHHRSEEQYGADAALLDAHGLDDDAIEGDEVVFPDGYGRLAEHLAAGLDVRLEHEVGAVSWGDGGVAVAVRTPGGSGRAETLTAERAVVTVPIGVLRSGAVRFDPPLPEPIAGAVDALAMNAFEKIFLRFPERFWDEGISAIRRQGDAAKWWHSWYDLSGAHGEPTLLTFAAGECAEQIRDWPEERVVASVMAGLREIYGASIPDPAHVRITHWQDDPYARGSYAYMTLGSRPEDHGVIATPIVAAAGGRPADAVLHLAGEATWTEDPATVTAALCSGHRAAERILGRSLPYSGLLGGAAGY, from the coding sequence ATGACGGAACGATGCGACACGATCGTCGTGGGCGCGGGGATCGCGGGACTCGTGGCGGCGCGGCTGCTGACCGGCGCCGGGCGGCGCGTGGTGGTGCTCGAGGCGCGGGACCGCGTCGGCGGGCGCGTGCACACCGAACGGGAGAGCGGTCGGATCACCGACCTCGGCGCCTCGTGGATCCACGGCATCTCGAACAGTCCGCTCCACGAGGTCACGACGGGCTTCGGCATGCCCGAGGTGGAGTTCACCGTCGGCAGCTACCAGGCGGGCGGTCGCCCCATCACCTACTTCGGCCCCGATGGCGCGCGCCTGAGCGAGTCCGAAGCCGACCGCTTCATCGCCGATGTCGCCGAGGTCGACGCTCGCCTCGCTCGCGTGATCGCGGCGGCGGCGCGCGGCAGCTCCTACGCCGATGCAGCCGACTCCGCGGTGCGCGCCGTGGTCGCTGAGCGGGGGTGGAGCAGACCCCGCGGCGAACGCGTGCTCGAGTACCTGCACCACCGCTCGGAGGAGCAGTACGGAGCCGACGCCGCGCTGCTCGATGCGCACGGCCTCGACGACGACGCGATCGAGGGCGACGAGGTCGTGTTCCCGGACGGCTACGGCCGACTCGCGGAGCATCTCGCCGCGGGACTCGACGTGCGGCTCGAGCACGAGGTCGGGGCAGTGAGCTGGGGCGACGGAGGCGTCGCGGTCGCCGTGCGCACGCCCGGCGGGTCCGGGCGTGCGGAGACGCTCACCGCGGAGCGCGCGGTGGTGACCGTGCCGATCGGCGTGCTGCGCTCGGGGGCCGTGCGCTTCGATCCGCCCCTGCCGGAGCCCATTGCCGGCGCCGTCGACGCGCTCGCGATGAACGCCTTCGAGAAGATCTTCCTGCGCTTCCCCGAGCGCTTCTGGGACGAGGGGATCTCTGCGATCCGGCGCCAGGGAGACGCGGCGAAGTGGTGGCACTCCTGGTACGACCTCTCGGGAGCGCACGGCGAACCGACGCTGCTCACCTTCGCCGCGGGGGAGTGCGCCGAGCAGATCCGGGACTGGCCCGAGGAGCGGGTGGTCGCGTCGGTGATGGCGGGGCTGCGCGAGATCTACGGGGCGTCGATCCCGGATCCCGCACACGTGAGAATCACGCACTGGCAGGACGACCCCTACGCGCGCGGCTCCTACGCCTACATGACACTGGGATCGCGCCCCGAGGATCACGGCGTCATCGCGACCCCGATCGTCGCGGCTGCGGGCGGTCGCCCCGCCGATGCGGTGCTGCACCTGGCGGGTGAGGCGACCTGGACCGAGGATCCCGCGACCGTCACCGCGGCGCTGTGCTCGGGCCATCGGGCCGCCGAACGGATCCTGGGCCGCTCGCTGCCCTACAGCGGGTTGCTCGGCGGCGCCGCCGGGTACTGA
- a CDS encoding DUF4349 domain-containing protein produces the protein MTRRSSVPVLLAAALLLAPLSACAALPGTGGGASSSEILVGPEMARDTGGTDGAGGAFEGAPQALEDQSTRSVIRTGQVSIEVSDPDAAAEEVAEIAQRAGGSVESMTVHRASAKTTAGADLALRVPADRLDETFTALTGVGDVVSQSRSAVDVTAEHVDLRARVAALEESVERLTELMAGADTTTELIEAESALAQRQQELDGLRAQLRSLEGQVDEATIWVSLSTTSALPGGGPANFWEGLLAGLDSLAAAGAGALVVLGILLPWLALAALLALAVVLIVRGVRSGRRARAAQAAQERAAQERETQERAAQAAAAPQTAGASADPAAPLHTGDSVPQYPAAPPSNPL, from the coding sequence ATGACGCGTCGATCCTCCGTTCCCGTGCTGCTCGCAGCCGCCCTGCTCCTCGCGCCGCTCTCGGCGTGCGCCGCCCTGCCGGGAACCGGCGGAGGCGCTTCCAGCTCCGAGATCCTGGTCGGTCCGGAGATGGCCCGCGACACCGGCGGCACGGACGGGGCCGGCGGTGCCTTCGAGGGCGCCCCGCAGGCCCTCGAAGACCAGTCCACGCGCTCGGTGATCCGCACGGGTCAGGTCTCGATCGAGGTCTCCGATCCCGACGCGGCTGCCGAGGAGGTCGCCGAGATCGCCCAGCGCGCAGGCGGGTCGGTGGAGTCGATGACCGTGCACCGCGCGAGCGCAAAGACCACTGCGGGGGCCGATCTCGCGCTGCGCGTGCCGGCGGATCGCCTCGACGAGACGTTCACGGCCCTCACCGGCGTGGGCGACGTCGTGAGCCAGAGCCGCTCCGCCGTCGACGTGACGGCCGAGCACGTGGACCTGCGGGCGCGCGTCGCCGCGCTCGAGGAGTCGGTGGAGCGCCTCACCGAGCTGATGGCCGGTGCCGACACCACCACCGAGTTGATCGAGGCCGAGTCGGCACTGGCGCAGCGCCAGCAGGAGTTGGACGGCCTGCGCGCGCAACTGCGGTCGTTGGAGGGGCAGGTCGACGAAGCCACCATCTGGGTCTCGCTGAGCACGACGTCGGCGCTGCCCGGCGGCGGCCCGGCGAATTTCTGGGAGGGACTGCTCGCCGGCCTCGACTCGCTTGCGGCCGCCGGTGCGGGCGCCCTGGTGGTGCTGGGCATTCTGCTGCCCTGGCTCGCGCTCGCGGCGCTGCTCGCTCTCGCGGTCGTGCTCATCGTGCGGGGCGTGCGCTCCGGCCGGCGGGCGCGCGCTGCCCAGGCCGCGCAGGAGCGCGCCGCGCAGGAGCGCGAGACCCAGGAGCGCGCGGCGCAGGCCGCCGCCGCACCTCAGACCGCCGGAGCCTCTGCGGATCCCGCGGCCCCGCTGCACACGGGCGACTCCGTGCCTCAGTACCCGGCGGCGCCGCCGAGCAACCCGCTGTAG
- a CDS encoding MFS transporter produces MGMYRDLGRNPGVFRILFSQLTARFPFGMLSIILLLHIQLAYGDFTSAGIVLATQSIGQAISGPLSSRLMGRWGMRRVLSITSVLCSALLVTIALVHLPLPLVAAIAFLVGLSTPPVTPAVRTLYPKLVPGNQLSALFSLDASAQEIIWVLGPVVAVFVSSQFGTAAGLCVAAAFLLGGGAWFILSRAVGEVQLLRSKRGLGAVLRYPTVVISTVMGFFFVASFAAIEAGIVAAFAGSSEHGDSGGGHGSIESGIVLAIFAGGSLVGGLLIGHRAMRPWSPLLRIGVVLVGTAACLVSLNMWWLSAVLFIGGLGTAPVFAAISNIVSSTVKFSETAEAYGWIGTGQLVGVATGSALGGVAIDAGGAHGAILVSTALLVVAAAVAAGTVRWIPDLKGRTVEPPPETGTLALPLP; encoded by the coding sequence ATGGGCATGTATCGTGATCTGGGGCGGAACCCCGGCGTCTTCCGCATCCTATTCTCCCAGCTCACCGCCCGATTCCCTTTCGGGATGCTCTCGATCATCCTGCTGCTGCACATCCAACTCGCCTACGGCGACTTCACCTCGGCCGGCATCGTGCTCGCCACGCAGAGCATCGGTCAGGCCATCTCCGGTCCGCTGAGCAGCAGGCTGATGGGCCGTTGGGGCATGCGTCGCGTGCTCTCGATCACGTCGGTGCTCTGCTCGGCTCTGCTGGTGACGATCGCGCTCGTGCACCTCCCGCTCCCCCTCGTCGCCGCGATCGCGTTCCTCGTCGGCCTCTCGACCCCTCCGGTCACCCCCGCCGTGCGCACGCTCTACCCCAAGCTCGTTCCCGGCAACCAGCTCTCGGCGCTCTTCTCCCTCGACGCCTCGGCCCAGGAGATCATCTGGGTGCTCGGTCCCGTCGTCGCGGTGTTCGTGTCGTCGCAGTTCGGCACCGCGGCCGGCCTGTGCGTCGCCGCCGCCTTCCTGCTCGGCGGCGGCGCCTGGTTCATCCTGAGCCGCGCCGTCGGCGAGGTGCAGCTGCTGCGGTCGAAGCGCGGTCTCGGCGCGGTGCTGCGCTACCCGACCGTGGTGATCTCCACGGTCATGGGCTTCTTCTTCGTCGCCTCGTTCGCCGCGATCGAGGCCGGAATCGTCGCGGCCTTCGCAGGGTCGAGCGAGCACGGCGATTCGGGCGGCGGGCACGGCAGCATCGAATCGGGCATCGTCCTCGCGATCTTCGCGGGCGGATCGCTCGTCGGCGGCCTGCTCATCGGTCACCGCGCCATGCGTCCGTGGTCGCCGCTGCTGAGGATCGGCGTCGTGCTCGTCGGCACGGCGGCCTGCCTCGTGAGCCTGAACATGTGGTGGCTCAGCGCGGTGCTCTTCATCGGCGGTCTCGGCACCGCCCCCGTCTTCGCGGCGATCTCGAACATCGTGAGCTCGACCGTGAAGTTCTCGGAGACGGCCGAGGCCTACGGCTGGATCGGCACGGGCCAGCTCGTGGGCGTCGCCACGGGGTCGGCGCTCGGAGGGGTCGCGATCGATGCGGGTGGCGCGCACGGCGCGATCCTCGTCTCCACCGCGCTGCTCGTGGTCGCGGCCGCGGTCGCGGCGGGCACGGTCCGCTGGATCCCGGACCTCAAGGGACGCACGGTCGAACCTCCTCCCGAGACCGGCACCCTCGCGCTGCCCCTGCCATAA